One Sodalinema gerasimenkoae IPPAS B-353 DNA segment encodes these proteins:
- a CDS encoding YtxH domain-containing protein, with amino-acid sequence MSNNRSSSFVGGLLIGTAIGAISGVLLAPKSGKETRRVLNKSLQAMPELAEDISSNVQLQADRLSESSLRNWDATLKRLREAIAAGVVASQLEQERLNRADSAETPSNSVTDRITQPRE; translated from the coding sequence ATGTCGAACAATCGTAGCAGTAGCTTTGTCGGAGGACTGCTCATCGGCACTGCCATCGGTGCCATCAGCGGCGTTCTCTTGGCCCCCAAATCTGGGAAAGAGACTCGGCGTGTCTTGAATAAATCCCTACAGGCTATGCCTGAGTTAGCTGAAGACATCTCCTCAAATGTGCAGTTACAAGCCGATCGCCTCTCGGAAAGCAGTTTACGTAACTGGGATGCTACCCTCAAACGACTACGGGAGGCGATCGCCGCTGGCGTGGTGGCCTCTCAACTCGAACAGGAACGCCTAAACCGGGCTGATTCCGCTGAAACTCCCTCCAATTCTGTGACCGATCGCATAACACAGCCCCGTGAGTGA
- a CDS encoding DUF948 domain-containing protein has protein sequence MSDPIFWLGLSVGLVATSLVTVLIALLPAVGELQRAARSVEKLADTLSRDLPPTLDALRLTGLELGELSEDVSSSVKNASDVVEQVNQSVTEVQKGANWLRGTSRSLGTGVRTAWTVWRNPSTLHQDD, from the coding sequence GTGAGTGACCCTATTTTTTGGTTAGGATTATCCGTTGGCCTCGTCGCCACCAGCCTGGTGACGGTATTGATTGCCTTACTGCCGGCAGTTGGCGAACTGCAACGAGCGGCCCGCAGTGTGGAAAAACTGGCAGATACTCTATCCCGAGACTTACCTCCAACTCTAGATGCGCTGCGTTTAACGGGGTTAGAACTGGGGGAACTCTCCGAGGATGTCAGTTCTAGCGTCAAAAATGCCTCAGATGTGGTTGAACAAGTCAATCAAAGCGTCACTGAGGTCCAGAAAGGGGCCAACTGGCTGCGAGGAACCAGTCGCAGTTTGGGCACCGGCGTGCGGACAGCCTGGACTGTTTGGCGCAATCCTTCTACACTCCATCAAGATGACTGA